The Hemicordylus capensis ecotype Gifberg chromosome 6, rHemCap1.1.pri, whole genome shotgun sequence genome window below encodes:
- the LOC128331828 gene encoding olfactory receptor 12D1-like, translated as MENQTDVHEFILLGLVNDHRQQHILFVLFLLLYTSCLLGNGAILVVVLTDPRLHTPMYFFLGNLSCLDICYSTVTVPKMLSGFLTEQQSISFTACLTQLHFFHFLGSSEAVLLGVMAYDRYVAICNPLRYTVIMSKWACILLAVATWSAGFFHALMHTVVTSRLWFCGPNLVEHFFCDIKPLLKLACSSTALNLTLLSVVTGSIALSPFFLILLSYLYIISFLFFKVQTWKSRWKSFSTCASHLTIVAVFYIPVLSNYMLASARESSDRDMIISLL; from the coding sequence ATGGAGAACCAGACAGATGTGCATGAGTTCATCCTCCTGGGTCTGGTAAATGATCACAGACAGCAACATATTCTCTTTGTACTTTTCCTGCTTCTCTACACATCGTGCTTGTTGGGGAATGGAGCCATTTTGGTTGTAGTCCTGACTGATCCACGGCTCCATACCCCCATGTATTTTTTTCTAGGCAATCTCTCTTGTCTAGACATATGCTACTCTACAGTTACGGTACCAAAAATGCTAAGTGGGTTCTTAACAGAGCAACAGTCTATCTCCTTTACTGCCTGCCTCACTCAGCTACACTTCTTCCACTTTTTGGGCAGCAGTGAAGCTGTGCTCCTGGGTGTCATGGCATATGATCGCTATGTAGCTATTTGCAACCCTCTGCGATACACAGTCATTATGAGTAAATGGGCTTGTATCTTGTTAGCTGTGGCCACCTGGTCTGCAGGCTTTTTTCACGCCCTTATGCACACAGTGGTGACCTCTCGGCTGTGGTTCTGTGGCCCCAACCTTGTCGAGCACTTCTTTTGTGACATCAAGCCCCTCCTAAAACTTGCCTGCAGTAGCACTGCCCTCAACCTCACTCTTCTCAGTGTTGTCACTGGTTCCATTGCCCTGAGTCCATTCTTCCTGATTCTTCTCTCCTACCTCTACATcatctcctttcttttcttcaaagtccagacaTGGAAGAGCCGTTGGAAATCCTTCTCCACCTGTGCTTCCCATCTGACTATTGTGGCTGTCTTCTATATTCCAGTCCTTTCCAACTACATGCTTGCCTCTGCCCGTGAATCATCGGATAGAGACATGATCATCTCTCTGTTGTAA